AGGGCCGGAAACCCCCCTCCGGTGCCGAGGTCCAGCACCCGCTGCTCCCCGTCCAGCCACCCACCGCGCAGGCAGGTCAGCGAGTCCACGAAGTGTTTGAGCACGATGTCGCGCTCGTCGCGCAGGGCCGTCAGGTTGAGCTGGGCCGAGCCTTCGTTCAGCAAGTCCAGCAGTTGCCCGAAGCGGTCCACCTGCTCCGCTGTCAGGTCCAGGCCGAGTTCCTTCGCCCCCTCCAGCAACAGGGCGCGTCCTTCCGGCGTCACAGTCCGTACTTCACTTTCATCGCCTGGTAACGCTCGTACACGTGTTCATCGATCTCCTCCAGCGGTAGGGCGTCCAGCAGCGGCACCAGCCGCTCACGCAGGACCTCCCCCCGCACCATCCACTGAAAATAACTGCGGCCGCCGTGGTGATAGGGACCGTAGAGCCGCGACCCCGGGCACCAGTCCAGCAGACACCCGAACAGCCGCTCATGCCGCAGATGCATTCGCACCGTCACCTGCGGCTGTTTGCCGTCGCCCCCGAAATGACCTTCCCCGATCAGGACGCCCAGGAAAATTCCGGTTTCAAATGCTGTCGGCTCCAACTCCGCCTCCTGTTTCACTGTCAGGTTTCCCGTGAAACGCCCTCGTTCCGCCGCAGATGCACCAGGAGGGCGCTGATATCGGCGTGCCTTACTCCGGGAACGCGGGCGGCCTGCTCCACCGTCGCCGGTCTGACCCGCTCCAGCTTCTCGCGGGCCTCGTTCGACAGAGCGGTGATCCGGCCGAACTCCACGCCCTTCAGGCTCAGCTCCCTGGCCCTGTTCTCGGCAGTCAGTTGGCGCTCGGCGCGTTCGATATAACCGGCATACTTCACCCGGATGGCCACCGCCTCCCGCTCCTCGGTGGAGAGGGAAGGGAGCGTGAACCCCAGTGCTTCCACATCCTCCAGTCTGAACTCCGGGCGGCGCAGCCAGGCGTCCCCCGGCTGCCCCTGAACGCGCTGCGTTTGCAGCGACCGTATCCCCTCGGACACTCGCTGGTACTTGGCCTGCACGGCCTGCCGCGTCGCCTCGTCTACCAGCCCCAGCTCGAACCCCAGCTCGGTCAGGCGCTCGTCGGCGTTGTCCTGGCGCACGACCAGGCGATGTTCGACCCGGCTGGTCATCATGCGGTAGGGTTCATCACTGCCTTTGAAGACCAGATCATCCAGCAGCACCCCCAGATAACCCGTTTCACGTGAAATCTGAAGCTTGGCCAGTCCCTCCGCGCGGCGTGCGGCGGCGGTTCCGGCCACCAGTCCCTGGGCCGCCGCCTCCTCATACCCGCTGGTGCCGTTGATCTGGCCCGCCGTGAAGATGCCCGGCAACAGGCGGGATTCGAGGTTGAGGGTCAGTTCGGTGGAATCCACCACGTCGTACTCCACGGCGTAGGCATACCGCTGGATGACGGCGGCCTCGAAGCCGGGGAGCGTCCGGACCAGCCGGTCTTGCAGCGCGGGTGGCAGACTGGAGCTGAACCCCTGGAGGTACACCTCACTGGTCTGCACGCCGTCCGGTTCGACGAAGAGCAGATGGCGGTCATGGTGGGCAAAGCGCACCACCTTGTCCTCGATGCTGGGGCAGTAGCGCGGCCCCAGGCCCGCGATATCTCCGGCGTACATCGGGGACTCGTGCAGGTTCTCCTGAATCAGCCGGTGCGTTTCGGGGGTCGTGTGTGTCTGCCAGGTGGGGGACTCGGCCGCGCGGGGACCCGGGCGCCCCGTGAAACTGCGCGGCTGGGGATCGGCGGGAATCTCCAGCAGGTCCGCGAAGCGCACCGAGTCGGCCCGCACCCGTGGGGGCGTCCCGGTCTTGTAGCGTTTGAGAACGTGCCCACCACGCGCCAGCGGCTCACTCAGGAACCGCGAGGGCGGCTCCCCCTGACGGCCTTCGGCCCGGGAGTGGCGACCATACCAGGTCACGCCGCGCATGAAGGTGCCCGCCGCGATCACCACGCTCCGGGCGTGGAGGCGGCGGCCATCCGTTGTGACCACGAACCAGCCGCCCTGCCCATCGGCCTCCAGATCGGCGGCCTCGCCGCGCACCACGTCGATCCCCAGGTGGCCCAGGATCACCTCCTGGGCGCGTTCGGCGTAGGCATCGCGTTCGTTCTGCACGCGCAGGGACTGCACCGCGGGTCCCTTGCTGGCGTTCAGCACGCGGGTATGAA
The window above is part of the Deinococcus metallilatus genome. Proteins encoded here:
- the mnmG gene encoding tRNA uridine-5-carboxymethylaminomethyl(34) synthesis enzyme MnmG; the protein is MSGWNVIVIGGGHAGLEAAWAAAKFARTALLVGNPATIGRMPCNPAVGGPGKSQLVFEVQALGGLMGRLADDTAIHTRVLNASKGPAVQSLRVQNERDAYAERAQEVILGHLGIDVVRGEAADLEADGQGGWFVVTTDGRRLHARSVVIAAGTFMRGVTWYGRHSRAEGRQGEPPSRFLSEPLARGGHVLKRYKTGTPPRVRADSVRFADLLEIPADPQPRSFTGRPGPRAAESPTWQTHTTPETHRLIQENLHESPMYAGDIAGLGPRYCPSIEDKVVRFAHHDRHLLFVEPDGVQTSEVYLQGFSSSLPPALQDRLVRTLPGFEAAVIQRYAYAVEYDVVDSTELTLNLESRLLPGIFTAGQINGTSGYEEAAAQGLVAGTAAARRAEGLAKLQISRETGYLGVLLDDLVFKGSDEPYRMMTSRVEHRLVVRQDNADERLTELGFELGLVDEATRQAVQAKYQRVSEGIRSLQTQRVQGQPGDAWLRRPEFRLEDVEALGFTLPSLSTEEREAVAIRVKYAGYIERAERQLTAENRARELSLKGVEFGRITALSNEAREKLERVRPATVEQAARVPGVRHADISALLVHLRRNEGVSRET